CCTGATTCTCAACATGAACGACAATGGTTTTAAAGTTGTTGCATTCAACCGTACGACCAGCAAAGTAGATGATTTTTTAAACGGCGCAGCCAAAAATACCAATATTATCGGCGCATATTCACTGCAAGATCTGGTTGATAAATTAGAAAAACCACGCAAAATCATGATGATGGTGCGCGCTGGTTCTGTTGTTGACGATTTTATCGAGCAACTCGTTCCGCTTTTGGACGAAGGCGACATCATTATTGACGGCGGCAATGCCAACTATCCTGATTCCACCCGCCGTACACACGAGCTGGCCGCAAAAGGCATCCGCTTCATCGGTGCCGGCGTATCCGGTGGCGAAGAAGGCGCGCGTCACGGCCCATCTATCATGCCTGGCGGCGATGAAGCCGCATGGCCTGCCGTCAAACCGATTTTCCAAGCCATCTCCGCCAAAACGCCTCAAGGCGAGCCTTGTTGCGACTGGGTTGGCCGCGATGGTGCGGGCCACTTCGTCAAAATGGTGCACAACGGCATCGAATACGGCGATATGCAGTTGATTTGCGAAGCCTACCAATTCATGAAAGACGGTTTGGGCCTGTCTTATGACGAAATGCACCAAATCTTCAACGAGTGGAACAAAACCGAACTGGATTCTTATCTGGTCGAAATTACCGCCGCGATTTTGGGCTACAAAGATGAAAACGGCGAACCTTTGGTCGAAAAAATCCTCGATACTGCCGGACAAAAAGGCACAGGCAAATGGACCGGCATCAATGCCCTCGATTTGGGTATCCCGTTGACCCTGATT
The sequence above is a segment of the Neisseria perflava genome. Coding sequences within it:
- the gnd gene encoding decarboxylating NADP(+)-dependent phosphogluconate dehydrogenase is translated as MKGDIGVIGLAVMGQNLILNMNDNGFKVVAFNRTTSKVDDFLNGAAKNTNIIGAYSLQDLVDKLEKPRKIMMMVRAGSVVDDFIEQLVPLLDEGDIIIDGGNANYPDSTRRTHELAAKGIRFIGAGVSGGEEGARHGPSIMPGGDEAAWPAVKPIFQAISAKTPQGEPCCDWVGRDGAGHFVKMVHNGIEYGDMQLICEAYQFMKDGLGLSYDEMHQIFNEWNKTELDSYLVEITAAILGYKDENGEPLVEKILDTAGQKGTGKWTGINALDLGIPLTLISEAVFARCVSAFKDQRAQANSLFGKTITPIEGDKAAWVDALRQALLASKIISYAQGFMLIREASENNDWALNYGNTALLWREGCIIRSAFLGNIRDAYEANPDLVFLGSDPYFKGVLETCLPAWRKVVAKAIECGIPMPCMASAITFLDGYTSERLPANLLQAQRDYFGAHTYERTDKPRGEFFHTNWTGKGGDTASTTYDI